The sequence CTTTTATTTACTGTGAAGTTAACCGAACGAAGTGGGGTAAGTAACGCTATTAAACCAAACTCGCTGCAAAATGCTACGTCTCGGTGAAATCTTAGCGCGAATGAGTGAGCGGTTTAACTAAGGGAGTCATATACACCCCGGACTGCACAGGAACGAGTAGTACCCCACATAACTTTATCATGAAATTCACAGCGAGGCAGATCAGACAATCCTAAATTCATCTTTATCAGCAAATGGCCACACGGGGCTTAGAGTGGCAAATGAGCATTAGCCTAAGAAAAAGTCTGAATGATAATTACACGCAAAAAAGAAGCAGTTATACCCTTTGTATACAGCATTAATGGCCATAACTTATCCACTGTTacagaatacaaataccttggtttaGTAATTACGTCGGACCTTAGGTGGAATAGCCATGTAGCTCACATTAAGAAAAAAGCCATGAAGAAGCTCGGATACCTGAAGAGGACCTTGGCTAAATATACAAGTAATATAAAGCTATTAGCATACAAGACTTTCATCAGACCATTGTTAGCGTGCCCTACTCCTGTCTGGGACCCTTATACCCAAGCAAGCATAAATATTATTGAAATGGTACAGCGGAAATCagtcaggtttatttttaattcctACCGCCGTCATACATCAGTTAGCGCTCTTTTACAGGAGGCGAACCTGGAAACCCTAGAGGTAAGACGGTATCGAGAGAGACTCAAAATGCTATATTTAATTCATCGGGAGCATGTAAAGCTAGATAAAAAATTGTATATTACCCCATGTAGCCGGCGCCCAACGCGTCCCTTACATTCATTCAGGTTAGACGAGTATTCGCACCATACCACTTTATTTAAGCAGTCGTTTTTCCCCCGAACCATCCATGACTGGAACGCCCTGCCTGAAAACGTTCTTCAAACTCAACCTTATCGTCCTTTGTGCACGCTCTCATTAATCTATGACCCGAAACGTTCCCCACGATCTCTGTCCTATTCCATATACTATGTGATACAGATCATATCATGTTAAGGGAACCCTTATTTTTTGTGCATAAGCCATTGTGCAAATATGTGCTGTATtgcagaatttttttatattgttgtttattgctgtttcttttttttttcattataacaagatgacgctttgcttgtttccacccttttcttctttttttacttttttactttttttctttcttgtgtttcacaTGTTATTAGGTTGTTAAACCCTTTATGTTTATCCCACTCCTGCCTAGGGCCGATAAAACAGGCTGGcagtacgaaataaataaataaataaataaaattcacactgtctccccctcctcccccccccccccctctttcctcTACTGCGCAGACGCGTCGGGGCTGATCCGTCGCCTCCTGACCGTGGACCCCGCCAAGCGAGCTACGGTCATCGACATATGCCAGGACCGCTGGGTCAACCAGGGCTTCGACCATTCCTTGCTGCAGCTCGCCGAAGACATGTCCAACCTGACGCTCGTGCGGCTCGACCTGCTGCTGGCGCTGGCGCCGGCCTCGCCGACGCCCGAAGAAGCGGCGTTCGACAAGGCGGCGAACCCGCCGGACGGCGCAGAGAAGAGCGACAGCTTCGACTTCCAGCCGGCCGTGGAGGCGGCGGCCGAACAGGAGGAGGCGCTCAAGAACGACGACTCGGCCGACTTCATACCGGCCGCGCTGGCGGCCGAGCTCGAGGGCCAGAACATCAAGCGCCAGTGTTCCACCGACGGCGGCAGCCTGATGAGGATGTCGAGCGTCTCCCACAAGAACAAGAAGGTGCGTACGTCCGACTCGTCTAGGAGGTCCAGCGTGGGGCTCCTGGGAGGACCCTTCGTGCACGACGACGAGGAGTTCGACGACGAGCAGCCGCAGAAACCGCCCGCCGAGAGCGAGGTTCGAGACGAATCCGGCGCGAAGGAGAATGACGACGCAGCGGCGCCGACTCGACAGGATGAAGGGGACGTCCAGGAAGCCACGGAAGCCCCCGAAAGCCCGGAGAGACCGATGGAGCACGGAGAGGCGACGGCCAACAGCGAAGCGGCCCCGAAAAGGGAGGAACAGCCGCCCCGGAAGGACGACGCGGACAAACCAGCCGCGCAGGCCGACGCGGCGCCCAAGGACGTGACCACGCAGGCGGAAGCGATCGCCGTTGCCGCCCCCGCTGGGACAGCCGAGACCGCCGCCGAGGAGCAGCCACCGTCGGTGGCGCCGGTGCTGGCACAACGAGGCTCGGGAGTGCGCTGCCCCGGCAAGATAGTCATTCCAAAGTGCCTGAGCTCGCAGGCGTCGCCGGCGACGAATTCGGCGTCTCCAAAGTTCAAGGACACCAAGAAACCGCCACTCCCGCAGACGCCGAAGTCGGCCGCCGTAGAACCGCCCAGTCTCGTTACTACGGAACCGACTGCCGCAGCGGCGGAAGAGTCCGCCGCACCGGAGAAAGTGGGACACAAGAGAGTCATTCCCGTGCCTAAACGGCCCAAGAGTAAGGGTCCGCTCAGCGCCAGCCCCAGGGAAAGGGAGGACATCGCGTTCCCCGCAGCCGCAAGCGAAGCTCAGTCCGACAAGTCGCCGTCCGTGGAGAGGAAGCGAGACGCGGCAGCTTCCAGGGGCATCCTGCGCAGGAGCGCGTCCAAGCCGCAACGCGAGCTGTCCACGGAAGAGGGCAGCAAGGAACCGGAAGTAGACAACGTTCTCCAGAGCACGGCGGAGATCACGCTCAGTAACCGGAAGAAAGCCGAGCAAGAGCAGAATCAGTCTTCCGCCCTGTGGAACAACGCGACTCCGGGCACGCCGGAAGAGGAAATTCCCGAACCGGACGGCCCGCCGAGAAGACCTTCTCCGGAAGGTTCCTCCGCGGACGAGCACGCCAGGCTGGTCGCGGACTCGCCCGTGCGCAGCTACAAGAAGTTCACGTTCGGCAAGGACGGCACGTGCATCACGGAGAGTGGCCGCGTCTACGCGCAGCCAAAGTCGGACGGCTCGTGGACGACCGTGGAGAAGAAGACCAAGATCACGCGCAGGCCCAGCAACGCGACCAGCGTGGACGAAGAGGTGGTGCGCACTCCGGGCCCGCCGCCCAAGGACCAACTGACGGTGCCGCGGTCGGCCAGCGGCAGCTCGTCCGAGTCGACCGACATCTtcaaccacatgttccccgactGGCGCACCTCGAGTCCGTTCGGTAACCTCATGCGAATGAAGAGCTCGATCAAGAAGCTGAACAAGGGCTCCCTGTTTCGCGGCGCGGACCCGTTCACCGGCATGGAGACGTTCCGACGAGAGCGGACGCCCGAGAAGCGGGCCCGCGAGTGGGGCAGACGTGGCGGCGGCGGTCAGGGGTCGACGTCGACCGACAGGGACTCCTCGGACGAAGACGACTTCGACCTGCACTTCGACCACTCACACCCGCAAGCTCTGTTCCAGTTCATGCGCAACATGAGCCGCGATTTCCGCAACCACTGCAAGAGCTTCCTGCCCGCATCCACCTCTCCATTCTCGAGGTCCGGCAAGGAGCCGTCGTCGCAGTCCTCTCGGCCCCAGAGGGAGACCTTGCTTCGGTTCGTGGTCGACAAGCCGTCGAAAGCGACCGGTAGCGAGCCCGGAACGCCGCACACCCGCGCCATGGGCGGAGATCCCTTCTCCAAGCGGTCGTCGGGAGTCTGGGACCCCGTCGACAAGGCGTCGCTCTTCGGCACGCTGCGCAGGAACAGGTTTCAGGACCTGCCCGGACGTCACCACGGCGACCGCGGCACGTCGCTGGACCGCGGCGCTGGCAACCCCGACTTCTGGGGCGTCCACCAGGACCCGGAAAGAACGCGACACCGAGTCGGAAAGTGGCTGCACCTGTCCAACGACAACGGCAACCCGCAGCAGTCGCGCGGCGACGAAGGCGCCCCGCGGTGCCAACAGAAGTACAACCGCTCGCAGAGCGACAAGTTCAACCTGGGCGAGGAAAGCCGACCCGTCTACCAGAGCGAGATCAGCGTGGAGAGCAACAGGACGGCGCCTCCGGGCGCGCCCTGCAGCCGCTCCCTGAGCGTCGACGAGCGCGGTGGCGGCCGCAGGCCCCTGGTCCGGATGCAGGTGTCCATCAACAACCGGAGCAGCAACCCGAACGCGCACATCGTCATCACCACGTCGCCGAGCACGGTGCGCACCGAGTGCGGGCTCTGGCCCCAGGACGAGCGCCGAGACGAGGGCGACTCTCCGGGCGCCGACTCGTCGCTCCTGGAAGCGCTGCAGACGCGCGGACTCCGAAGCCTGCTGTCGCAGCGCAGCGGCTCCCTGGCGCGCGAAGTGAGCCCGAGGCGGGGCGGCGGCGAGCCGCCGGACCGCCCAGCGCAGGCCGAGCGAGGTAAGCCTGCGGCCGGATCGAGCCTTGCCCCGCCCGAGACACCTGCATGCTGCATGGACACTAACTCTGCTAAGGAGCCCGCGCCCCCCAGCACGCAACAGCGGCCCAAAATCATCCCCATTTCGGTAGAACGGAGCACGAGCGACGCCAGCGTGCCCAGCCCCGGCTCGCGCAGTCCGGGAGAAGAGAGCGTCCAGGAGCGAATCCATCGGAAAAGCTTCTACCCGCGCTTCCACGACGACCCCAGGGCGGCCGCCAGGCGCCGCTCCGCGCTTTGGGACACAGAGTACTCGGGCCTCTGGAGCCAGGAGCTCAGAGACCGGGACGACGCCGCGCTCCTGAGGAAGTCTCGAAGCCTGTGGGACAACCACGTCCGAGAGCCTAGAAGCCGGTCTGTCGCCAGAACCGCGGGGGCCGCCCCGTTGTCGGTTGCGCCCCAGCAAGCTAGCCGACACGGCCACTTGTGGGACCTCAGCTTCGACGACGACGCGGGCATTCCGGGCTGCAGCGGAAACGGCAGCAACCACCGCTGCAACAGGAATGAGTCCAAGGACTTTGATAGCCTCGAAAGTGATGGGCCTCCGTCCTAGGAACTTGAGCATGGCGTGTGTGTTAATTAAATTGGTGGGAGCTCCTCCCGCATAGTGTCGCATGGCGTTGCGTGGCGCACAAGGCAATGCAAGCTGCTCACAGAAGcgctagtctttcttttttttttcttccctgctCTCCTCTTCGACCGACATTCGGTCTATGCACTCAGTTTTCGGCATACTGTGGCTGGGAACCAATGCTGGACCATGTAATGGCCGCTAGCTGCTGTGACTGGAGCTCAATGCACCAGGTCCAAGAGGGCTCCCTTAAACTTAGGGAAAGCGAACAAAATAGTTGTGTTTTTGTACCAAAGCAATGTGTGAGTGCGAAGAGCGACGCATTTAGAGCTTGCACCTAGCAGTTACGTATCGCCCCAGGGTAAATCCGTGCTCGCAGACTCCGTGTCATGATATGCTGATGTGGCGTGCACTGTTGGTACGCCCTAACAcagtcatgttctttttttttaatcagtggCATGCTGGTCATTTATGAGAAATATTTCATAAGAATGGCATTCTGCACTGGCTCGGATATGTGAGCAGAAAAACTTTTGTACTTTGATATCAAAATGCTTCATTTCTGCCATCAACAAAGTTGTCATAATGTGGTGTTCAGCAACACAacgatcatgttttttttttaatgagcgaTAATGCGCATCGTTACAGTGCTGTCTTGCAGTGTGCAAGCTTTGTTAGGTTATGCACCACTGTTAATTTGCGCAGAAGCAAACATCCACTTACATTGCATACATATCTGCTTTCTTGCCCGCAATGTTTGTAATGCTCAAACTCTCATGTCAGTCACCGAGTCCCTAAATGCATATCTGATTTGTAGCTTGAAGCTCATTTATACCCATTTTGGGCTTTGCACCTGTAGTGCAGATTTCTTTCGCGTGCGTTTTCATAAGCATGTCGAAATTAGAGCGCATAATTTACTATTTCCTTCAACCATTTTCGAGAAGACTCTTCAGAAATTTAGGCTTCAGCATCAGTTGGAGATATTTGGGGAAAAGCAGTGTTGTGTTATGTTAAGTACAGATAGTATTTAACACATCTATCACTAGGAGCTCTTAtgaaggtcatcatcatcatcatcatcatcatcatcatcatcagcctagttacgcccactgcagggcaaaggcctctcccatacttctccaactaccccggtcatgtactaattgtggccatgttgtccctgcaaacgtcttaatgtcatctgcccacctaactttctgccgccccctgctacgcttcccttctcttggaatccagtccgtagctcgtagtgaccatcggttatcttccctcctcattacatgtccggcccatgcccatttctttttcttgatttcaactaagatgtcgtttacccgcgtttgttgcctcacccaatctgctcttttcttatcccttaacgttacacccatcattcttctttccatagctcgttgcgtcgttctcaatttcagcagaacccttttcgtaagcctccaggtttctgccccatatgtgagtactggtaacacacagctgttgtacactttccttttgagggatagtggcaacctactgttcatgatttgagaatgcctgccaaacgcaccccaacccattcttattcttctggttatttcagtctcatgatccggatccgtggtcactacctgccctaagtagatgtattcccttaccacttccagtgtttcgctacctatcgtaaactgctgttctcttccgagactgttaaacagtactttagttttctgcagattaattttcagacccacccttctgccttgcctctccaggtcagtgagcatgcattgcaattggtctcctgagttactaagcaaggcaatatcatcagcgaatcgcaagttgctaaggtattctccatcaacttttatccccaattcttcccactccaggcctctgaatacctcctgtaaacatgctgtgaatagcattggagatatcgtatctccctgtctgacgcctttctttatagggattttgttgctttctttgtggaggactacggtggctgtggagccgctatagatatcttccagtatttttacatatggctcatctacaccctgattccgtaatgcctccatgactgctgaggtttcgactgaatcaaacgctttctcgtaatcaatgaaagctatatataagggttggttatattctgcacatttctctatcacttgattgatagtgtgaatatggtctattgttgagtagcctttacggaatcctgcctggtcctttggttgacagaagtctaaggtgttcctgattctatttgcgattaccttagtaaatactttgtaggcaacggacagtaagctgatcggtctataatttttcaagtctttggcgtcccctttcttatggattaggattatgttagcgttcttccaagattccggtacgctcgaggttatgaggcattgcgtatacagggtggccagtttctctagaacaatctgaccaccatccttcaacaaatctgctgttacctgatcctccccagctgccttccccctttgcatagctcctaaggctttctttacttcttctggcgttacctgtgggatttcgaattcctctaggctattctctcttccactatcgtcgtgggtgccactggtactgtataaatctctatagaactcctcagccacttgaactatctcgttcatattagtaacgatattgccggctttgtctcttaacgcacacatctgattcttgcctattcctagtttcttcttcactgtttttaggcttcctccgttcctgagagcctgttcaattctatccatattatagttcctgatgtccgctgtcttacgcttgttgattaacttagaaagttctgccagttctattctagctgtaggattagaggctttcatacattggcgtttcttgatcagatcttttgtctcctgcgatagcttactggtttcctgtctaacggcgttaccgccgacttctattgcgcactccttaatgatgcccatgagattgtcgttcattgcttcaacactaaggtcctcttcctgagttaaagccgaatacctgttctgtagtttgatccggaattcctctagtttccctcttaccgctaactcattgattggcttcttgtgtaccagtttctttcgttccctcctcaagtctaggctaattcgagttcttaccatcctgtggtcactgcagcgtaccttgccgagcacgtctacatcttgaatgatgccagggttcgcgcagagtatgaagtcgatttcatttctagtctcaccattcgggctcctccacgtccactttcggctaacccgcttgcggaaaaatgtattcattatacgcatattattctgttctgcaaactctactaataattctcctctgctattcctagagcctatgccatattcccccactgacttgtctccagcctgcttcttgcctaccctggcattgaagtcgcccatcagtatagtgtattttgttttgactttacccatcgccgattctacgtcttcataaaagctttcgacttcctggtcatcatgactagatgtaggaacgtagacctgtacaaccttcattttgtacctcttattaagtttcacaacaagacatgccaccctctcgttaatgctatagaattcctgtatgttaccagctatttccttattaatcaggaatccgactcctagttctcgtctctccgctaagccccggtaacacagtacatgcccgctttttagcactgtatatgcttcttttgtcctcctaacctcactgagccctattatatcccatttactaccctctaattcctccaataacactgctagactcgcctcactagatagcgttctaacgttaaacgttgccaggttcagattccaatggcggcctgtccggagccaggtattcttagcaccctctgcagcgtcacagatctgaccgccgccgtggtctgttgtttcgcggctgctggggactgagggccggggttcgattgttgtattcatataggaggttgtggccaagtactgcaccagggtggccaatcctgctctggtgagagagtgcgttaccggttctggtcaccgggatgaggccgcactccaggcctgtttgtgcaattttctcaacacacggtttttttttttttttttgtattttccggtggagaatagcgcggcaccgggatttgaatcacggtcctcttgcactggagacggatactctaccgtccccgtaggagttaaattaaaaattaatttatggggttttacgtgacaaaaccactttctgattatgcacgccgtagtggaggactcagaaaatttcgaccacctggggttctttaacgtgcacctaattctaagtacacgggtgttttcgcatttcgcccccatcgaaatgcggccgccgtggtcggggtccgatcccgcgacctcgtgctcagcagtctaacaccataaccactgagcaaccacggcgggtcccgcaggagttgtacgcctcatttaacctacagtggtgccctacttggtcagtcaaggtggaccaatctgagctcggttataccgcatgaatggcactcggctagagaacctggtatttatgacctgcacatgtgagtgtgaggccataccccaggcagcacaccagcattggtccaaccatggcccaatgctggcagaaattggtaccaatgttggaccaatgttggcatattggcaaagtgcaacccaatccaatgttggcccagcgttaaagccaagattggaccaatgttatgccaatgcagcagccattgtgctgccagcgtaggaccagcgttaaagccaagattggaccaatgttatgccaatgcagcagccatcgtaggaccagcgttaaagccaagattggaccaatgttctgccaatgcagcagccatcgtgctgccagcgtaggaccagtgttgagccatatcgttgccattattaatgccagctttgagccaatgccctttgcatgacgaatattctagatatgctggctttagagcacgcacacattcttaccgcaaacattttgctagcggcattttttgtagcaattgtccccttaccgtcttcctcaatagtagctaggaaagctcgacaaaaagatgtcaagaagcagaagtcatatatgcttgcaaataataataaaagaatactgaaattgacgtttatgacaatttatttgcgaataaattttcacaaacaggcattttccgtggacctagatgggtgacgctcggttatcttcaaacagtttatttacaggcactgccctcaggataggaattgggcaaggtgccgaggacggtgggctggccaggggtttcagggcaaggagctgacgtcggtaggcaggttggtcagtgcttggatttcggcgggctgatcaggccccacgaggaccacgataacgccgtggtttcgttgatattgctaccctatcccatagcgacttcaccattacttggaggaaatgcttgcactgtaaaataaaaagaaacattatcagagatgttggtatgacaaatgtatgtggcagcgttttcatttgaaaaatcgccatactgcaacaatattataagtctgatcagagagttcgaaggggtgaatcaagaaactttcttgcaagagatttgtcaggtaacacttcttaatatttcgacatatatggcatatcttgtacaaggtgcaacgtaatatttagaacagacataaaatgcacaggatccgtccgccttgtttacagcccacacctagtcagcgtagcactttataattgaaaaattgcagcaaaacctgctacagcacaaaaagcttagtttcagactgtgtagacacaatgcgatcttcgtgcgaaatttttaatgtggaaaccgagaagttccgtcaggaaacaccagtaaaagaggcatttattatacgaaaagaaagaaatactgtcggctggaaatgatgcttgacctagaacagtgagaagaagcgtggttcctcggtatcactagcaggatcaggccgcgcgcgtggcttgataaaatcatagtcctggaatttgggtgaaattcacagagatttacacgtggttctactccgagcactattcaaaggctgcaaataaaaagagctatgtaattacaggcactctacattagccaggcctgtttcagtaatatatataccgcgtgatattgcttgggtgatattgctccttataaaacttataacatgcgcaaaacaaatgcactcaccattgtaagatccatgctccatgcgatgtgtatccgagttcatcccacatcgaagacggtggccacgagcgccgactttttttctggttgttgtttcgcctatattaattc comes from Dermacentor andersoni chromosome 9, qqDerAnde1_hic_scaffold, whole genome shotgun sequence and encodes:
- the LOC126527871 gene encoding uncharacterized protein encodes the protein MSGTPQGLANVKKGRHIVSSTVAKLGNELDTSRASVDAAWTTAYKGSTLDLFLIVVVVVVLLTIVLLAITIWLLWNILNMLHGNNAQYVDYWSLGVLLYTLVYGAMPFDGSNFKRLVRQISEADYYEPKWKSDASGLIRRLLTVDPAKRATVIDICQDRWVNQGFDHSLLQLAEDMSNLTLVRLDLLLALAPASPTPEEAAFDKAANPPDGAEKSDSFDFQPAVEAAAEQEEALKNDDSADFIPAALAAELEGQNIKRQCSTDGGSLMRMSSVSHKNKKVRTSDSSRRSSVGLLGGPFVHDDEEFDDEQPQKPPAESEVRDESGAKENDDAAAPTRQDEGDVQEATEAPESPERPMEHGEATANSEAAPKREEQPPRKDDADKPAAQADAAPKDVTTQAEAIAVAAPAGTAETAAEEQPPSVAPVLAQRGSGVRCPGKIVIPKCLSSQASPATNSASPKFKDTKKPPLPQTPKSAAVEPPSLVTTEPTAAAAEESAAPEKVGHKRVIPVPKRPKSKGPLSASPREREDIAFPAAASEAQSDKSPSVERKRDAAASRGILRRSASKPQRELSTEEGSKEPEVDNVLQSTAEITLSNRKKAEQEQNQSSALWNNATPGTPEEEIPEPDGPPRRPSPEGSSADEHARLVADSPVRSYKKFTFGKDGTCITESGRVYAQPKSDGSWTTVEKKTKITRRPSNATSVDEEVVRTPGPPPKDQLTVPRSASGSSSESTDIFNHMFPDWRTSSPFGNLMRMKSSIKKLNKGSLFRGADPFTGMETFRRERTPEKRAREWGRRGGGGQGSTSTDRDSSDEDDFDLHFDHSHPQALFQFMRNMSRDFRNHCKSFLPASTSPFSRSGKEPSSQSSRPQRETLLRFVVDKPSKATGSEPGTPHTRAMGGDPFSKRSSGVWDPVDKASLFGTLRRNRFQDLPGRHHGDRGTSLDRGAGNPDFWGVHQDPERTRHRVGKWLHLSNDNGNPQQSRGDEGAPRCQQKYNRSQSDKFNLGEESRPVYQSEISVESNRTAPPGAPCSRSLSVDERGGGRRPLVRMQVSINNRSSNPNAHIVITTSPSTVRTECGLWPQDERRDEGDSPGADSSLLEALQTRGLRSLLSQRSGSLAREVSPRRGGGEPPDRPAQAERGKPAAGSSLAPPETPACCMDTNSAKEPAPPSTQQRPKIIPISVERSTSDASVPSPGSRSPGEESVQERIHRKSFYPRFHDDPRAAARRRSALWDTEYSGLWSQELRDRDDAALLRKSRSLWDNHVREPRSRSVARTAGAAPLSVAPQQASRHGHLWDLSFDDDAGIPGCSGNGSNHRCNRNESKDFDSLESDGPPS